In Rhododendron vialii isolate Sample 1 chromosome 9a, ASM3025357v1, the following are encoded in one genomic region:
- the LOC131300294 gene encoding uncharacterized protein LOC131300294 — MHVFLKGPYGGQLLSAIARDGNNQMFPLAVAVAESENKSSWIWFLENLVSALGRCSGMVFISDRQKGLFEAVKKVTPANEHRFYMRHLYANFKLGGFKDKYEKDAMWEAACAYTQQGFQEKMDELKALNEAAHKWMLDQNVQNWARWKFSGLAKSAVIVNNLAESFNEMIMDARDKPIVTMLEMIRRQFMVRFQERLQYIQKFKGPLCPSIHKKLEGIKKWAKGCQCLYSRGRIFEVFNELKTYLVDLDNCICTCRRWDLRGIPCIHGVAAIYTDKGKPENYVHEFYHIST; from the coding sequence atgcatgtttttttgaaaggtcCATATGGTGGTCAACTCCTAAGTGCAATAGCTAGAGATGGGAACAACCAAATGTTTCCTCTTGCGGTTGCTGTTGCAGAATCAGAGAACAAGAGTAGTTGGATATGGTTTCTTGAAAATCTTGTAAGTGCCTTAGGAAGATGTAGTGGGATGGTGTTCATATCTGATAGGCAGAAGGGACTATTTGAGGCAGTGAAAAAGGTCACACCAGCCAATGAACATAGATTCTATATGAGGCATTTGTATGCAAATTTCAAACTAGGGGGTTTCAAAGATAAATATGAAAAAGATGCAATGTGGGAGGCTGCATGTGCATACACACAACAGggatttcaagaaaaaatggaTGAATTGAAGGCTTTGAATGAAGCAGCTCATAAATGGATGTTAGATCAAAATGTGCAAAACTGGGCAAGGTGGAAATTCAGTGGTTTGGCTAAATCTGCAGTTATTGTTAATAATTTGGCAGAGTCTTTTAATGAAATGATCATGGATGCTAGGGACAAGCCCATAGTCACAATGTTGGAGATGATTAGGAGGCAATTCATGGTGAGATTTCAAGAGAGGCTGCAATACATTCAAAAGTTTAAGGGTCCCTTATGTCCATCAATTCATAAGAAGCTAGAGGGAATAAAAAAATGGGCAAAGGGCTGTCAGTGTCTGTACTCTAGAGGGAGGATATTTGAAGTTTTTAATGAGTTAAAGACTTACCTTGTGGATCTAGATAACTGTATCTGCACATGTAGAAGATGGGACTTGAGAGGAATCCCATGCATCCATGGTGTAGCTGCAATTTATACTGACAAAGGCAAGCCTGAAAATTATGTCCATGAATTTTACCATATCAGCACCTAG